The Halorientalis sp. IM1011 genome window below encodes:
- a CDS encoding CBS domain-containing protein produces MASVRIGSAFGIPIRLGGSFLLVLPVLVFLIGSQVDVTAEVLAESLGTTIDAAALTGGSLPWLLGLAAALGLFAGVLIHEFGHALVAQRYGVHVDSITLWFLGGLAQLEAFPDDWKQEFSIAVAGPIVSVGVGAICYAVFLALPVGQPAPRFVFGYLAILNVFLAAFNMLPGFPMDGGRILRAVLSRNRSRLEATRIAAGVGKGFAVLLGLGGILLGQIFWIAIAFFIYIGASGETRQLILEAAFEGLTVADVMTPAGELSTVSPETSLADLVDRMVSERHTGYPVVTESGDLRGIVTLSDVQQVDQVERDAMRVEDVMTTDLRTVTPETEAEDAVSTILRQNVGRLLVVDRNGDLAGLVSRTDLMTVFEILQESRSAALGKPTGEPPLQR; encoded by the coding sequence ATGGCAAGTGTTCGGATCGGCTCGGCGTTCGGTATCCCGATTCGCCTGGGCGGATCGTTCCTGCTCGTTCTCCCGGTGCTCGTCTTCCTGATCGGTTCGCAGGTGGACGTGACCGCGGAGGTGCTGGCCGAGTCGCTCGGGACGACCATCGACGCGGCGGCGCTGACCGGCGGTTCGCTCCCGTGGCTGCTGGGACTTGCGGCCGCGCTCGGACTGTTCGCCGGGGTGTTGATCCACGAGTTCGGCCACGCGCTGGTCGCCCAGCGGTACGGCGTCCACGTCGACTCGATCACCCTCTGGTTCCTCGGCGGACTGGCCCAGCTAGAGGCGTTTCCCGACGACTGGAAACAGGAGTTCTCCATCGCCGTCGCCGGCCCGATCGTCAGCGTCGGCGTCGGTGCGATCTGTTACGCGGTCTTTCTGGCGCTCCCGGTCGGCCAGCCCGCGCCGCGGTTCGTCTTCGGCTATCTGGCCATCCTGAACGTCTTTCTCGCGGCGTTCAACATGCTGCCCGGGTTCCCGATGGACGGCGGGCGCATCCTCCGGGCGGTCCTCTCGCGCAACCGCTCGCGACTGGAGGCCACCCGCATCGCCGCCGGCGTCGGGAAGGGCTTCGCCGTCCTGCTCGGGCTGGGCGGCATCCTGCTCGGCCAGATCTTCTGGATCGCCATCGCCTTCTTCATCTACATCGGCGCGAGCGGCGAGACCCGTCAGCTCATCCTCGAGGCCGCCTTCGAGGGGCTCACCGTCGCGGACGTGATGACGCCCGCGGGCGAGCTCTCGACGGTCTCGCCGGAGACCAGCCTCGCCGACCTCGTCGACCGGATGGTCAGCGAGCGCCACACCGGCTACCCGGTCGTCACGGAATCCGGTGACCTCCGGGGCATCGTGACCCTCTCGGACGTCCAGCAGGTCGATCAGGTCGAGCGCGACGCGATGCGCGTCGAGGACGTGATGACGACGGATCTGCGGACGGTCACGCCCGAGACCGAAGCCGAGGACGCCGTCTCGACGATCCTCCGCCAGAACGTCGGGCGGTTGCTGGTCGTCGACCGGAACGGCGACCTGGCGGGGCTGGTCTCCCGGACCGACCTGATGACGGTCTTCGAGATCCTCCAGGAGAGCCGGTCGGCCGCGCTGGGCAAGCCCACCGGGGAGCCGCCCCTGCAGCGCTGA
- a CDS encoding SprT-like domain-containing protein: protein MTTADPAAGEGPTTREELLARAADYAATVPIDLDVDALDWDISERARRRAGCCRYDTDTGDITVVLTWDAYREFGWAEFTGTIRHELVHAWEFHHFGESGHGERFYRKADEIDAPRHCRSFTDGRLELVCTAEDCDWRPERHRASKPVRNPDAGYQCGECGSEYVVVHRASGRTWRTTAGYERAREALGDDW, encoded by the coding sequence GTGACCACTGCGGACCCGGCGGCCGGCGAGGGCCCGACGACGCGCGAGGAGTTGCTGGCGCGGGCGGCTGACTACGCCGCGACGGTCCCGATCGACCTCGACGTGGACGCGCTGGACTGGGACATCTCCGAGCGCGCCCGGCGGCGGGCCGGCTGTTGCCGGTACGATACCGACACCGGCGATATCACCGTCGTCCTGACGTGGGACGCCTATCGGGAGTTCGGCTGGGCGGAGTTCACGGGGACGATCAGACACGAACTCGTCCACGCCTGGGAGTTCCACCACTTCGGCGAGTCCGGCCACGGCGAGCGCTTCTACCGGAAGGCAGACGAGATCGACGCGCCGCGACACTGCCGGTCGTTCACCGACGGCCGCCTCGAACTGGTCTGCACGGCCGAGGACTGCGACTGGCGGCCCGAACGCCACCGCGCCTCCAAACCCGTCCGGAACCCCGACGCCGGCTATCAGTGTGGCGAGTGTGGGAGCGAGTACGTCGTCGTCCACCGGGCGTCGGGTCGGACCTGGCGGACGACAGCGGGCTACGAACGCGCCCGCGAGGCGCTCGGCGACGACTGGTAA